In Pseudomonas grandcourensis, the DNA window GAAGCCCGCTCCGGTGGCAGTGCGACGGTGCGCAAGACCGATCAGAACGCGTTTTCCATGCCCTCGGCGAACCTGCCGCCGTCTCGGCGCGTGGATTTCAGCGTCGGCAACAGCTTCTTCCGCAGCCCTTGGGTGATCGCCCCGTCGACGACGACCGCTCGCGATGGCCTCGGTCCACTGTTCAACACCAATGCCTGCCAGGGCTGCCACATCAAGGACGGCCGCGGCCATCCGCCGACGCCCGACGATGTGAACGCCGTGTCGATGCTGGTACGCCTGTCGATTCCCGACGCCCCGGCGTATGCCAAGGTCATCGAACAGCTCGGCGTGGTGCCGGAGCCCGTCTACGGCGGCCAGTTCCAGGACATGGCCGTCCCCGGCGTGGCCCCCGAAGGCAAAGTGCGGGTCGATTACACCGCCGTTCCGGTTCGCTTCAAGGACGGCACCGAAGTCGAGCTACGCAAACCGAGCCTGAACATCACACAGCTGGGCTACGGCCCGATGCACCCCGACACTCGTTTCTCGGCCCGCGTGGCGCCACCAATGATTGGCCTGGGTCTGCTCGAAGCGATCCCCGAGGAGGCAATCCTGGCCAACGCCGAGGCACAGGCCAGGGCGAACAAGGGCATCAGCGGACAACCGAACCGGGTCTGGGATGACGCCCAACAGAAGACCGTTCTGGGACGATTTGGCTGGAAAGCCGGACAACCAAACCTCAATCAGCAAAATGTTCACGCCTTTTCCGGTGATATGGGCCTCACGACCAGCCTGAGACCCTTTGATGACTGCACGGACGCGCAAACGGCCTGCAAACAGGCCCCCAGTGGCAACGGCCCCAATGGCGAGCCGGAAGTCAGCGACAACATCCTGCGCCTGGTGCTGTTCTACAGCCGCAACCTCGCCGTACCTGCCCGCCGTGACGTCAACGCACCTGAAGTTCTGGCCGGCAAAACCCTGTTTTATCAGGCCGGTTGCCAATCCTGTCACACCCCGAAGTACACCACCGCCGCCAACGCCGCCGAACCTGAACTGGCCAATCAAGTGATTCGCCCGTACAGCGATCTGCTGTTGCATGACATGGGCGACGGCCTGGCCGACAACCGTAGCGAATTCCAGGCCAGCGGCCGCCAATGGCGTACCCCGCCGTTGTGGGGCATCGGCCTGACACAGGCGGTCAGCGGCCACACCCAGTTCCTGCACGATGGCCGCGCCCGCAACCTGCTCGAAGCCGTACTCTGGCATGGCGGCGAGGCGACTGCGGCGCAGCAACAGGTTTTGTCTTTCAATGCCGAGCAACGCGCTGCGTTGCTGGCGTTCCTGAATTCCCTTTAACACGCATTCCACTCGCGGGAGCCCGACATGTTCCGTCCCAAACTGTTGTTCACCAGCCTTGCCGCCCTCGCCTTGGGCGCCTGCTCGCCCCAAGACCCGCAAGCGGTCACGTCGGCGGCCATCGCCAAGTCGGTGATCCTGCCGACCTACACCCGCTGGGTCGAAGCCGACCGTCAATTGGCGGTCAGCGCCCTCGCCTACTGCGAAGGCAAGGAAACCCTGGAAACCGCCCGTGCCGACTTCCTGCACGCGCAAAAAGCCTGGGCCGAGTTGCAGCCGCTGCTGATCGGGCCACTGGCCGAAGGCAACCGTTCGTGGCAAGTGCAATTCTGGCCGGACAAGAAAAACCTGGTCGGCCGTCAGGTCGAGCAACTGGTCACCGCCCAGCCGCAAATCGATGCCGCCGCCCTGGCCAAGTCCAGCGTTGTGGTACAGGGGCTCTCGGCCTACGAATACATTCTGTTCGACAGCAAGCCTGACGTGGCCAACGCTGAGCAGAAGAGCAAATACTGCCCGCTGCTGATCGCCATCGGCGAACGCCAGAAGCAATTGGCCGAAGAGATTCTGCAAACATGGAACAACACCGACGGCATGCTCGCGCAAATGAGCAAATTCCCGAACCAGCGCTATGCGGACTCCCATGAGGCGATCGCCGATCTGCTGCGCGTGCAAGTCACGGCAATCGACACCCTGAAGAAAAAACTCGGCACGCCAATGGGTCGCCAGACCAAGGGCGTGCCGCAACCGTTCCAGGCCGATGCATGGCGCAGCCAGTCGTCCCTGACCAGCCTCGAAGCCAGCCTCGCGGCCGCCAAAACGGTCTGGGAAGGTGTGGATAACAAAGGCCTGCGCAGCCTGTTGCCGAGCGAGCAGAAGCCGCTGGCCGACAAGATCGACGCGGCCTATGCCGCCTCCCTGAAACTGTTCGCCGGCAACCAGCGCTCGCTGACCGACATGCTCAATGACGAGGCCGGCCGCCAGCAACTCAACGAGCTGTATGACAGCCTCAACGTCGTCCATCGCCTGCACGAGGCCGATCTGGCCAAGGCATTGGGCATCCAACTGGGCTTCAACGCCAACGACGGTGACTGATGAGGGCGAGTTCCATGCTGCGACGCCAGGTTCTGACATTAGGTAGTTTGCTGCTGGGTGCAGTGACGCTGGGCGGCTGGAAGCTGTTCAAGCAAAAGGACAAGAGTCCGTTGTTGCTGTCGGCACGGGACGATACCGACGGCCAGCATTACGCCGTCGGTTATCGACTCGATGGCACCCAGGTGTTCGCCACCCGGGTCGGCCAGCGTTGCCACGACATCGTCAACCACCCGACACTGCCGATTGCGCTGTTCGTAGCCCGCCGTCCAGGCACCGAGAGCTACCTGGTCGACCTGCGCGACGGCGCGCTCCTGCAAACCGTGGTGTCACAGCCGAACCGGCACTTCTACGGACACGCGGTCATTCACCACAGCGGCGACTGGCTGTACGCCACTGAAAACGACACCACCGATCCGGGCCGCGGCCTGCTGGGTGTGTATAAGTTCGAAGGCGAGCGGCTGGTGCACAGCGGTGAGATTTCCACCCACGGCCTCGGTCCGCACCAGGTGTCGTGGATGCCCGATGGCGAAACCCTGGTGGTGGCCAACGGTGGAATTCGCACCGAGGCCGAAAGCCGGGTGGAGATGAACCTCAACGCCATGGAACCGAGCCTGGTCCTGATGCACCGCGACGGCACCCTGCTGAGCAAGGAAACCCTCGCCCAGCAGATGAACAGCGTGCGTCATCTGGCCATCGCTGGCGACGGCACCATCGTCGCCAGCCAGCAGTTCATGGGCGCGGCCCACGAGTCGTCGGAGTTGCTGGCAATCAAGCGTCCCGGCCAGCCTTTCGTCGCGTTCCCTGTGCCCGAGCACCAGTTGCAGGCCATGGGGCACTACACCGCCAGCGTCGCGGTACACAGCGACTTGCGCCTGGTGGCGTTGACGGCACCGCGGGGCAACCGTTTTTTCATCTGGGACCTGGACAACGGTGAGGTACGCCTGGACGCGCCACTGCCCGATTGCGCCGGGGTCGGCGCCGTGGCCGATGGTTTTGTCGTGACCTCGGGCCAGGGGCGCTGCCGCTACTACGACTGCCGCCAGACAAACCTCGTCGCAAAACCACTGGAGCTACCCGCAGGGCTCTGGGACAACCATCTGCACCTGATGGCCTGATTTTTTAAAAAGATCGCCGCCCTGGGCCGCGCCTGCATCGGGATGATGTCCCCCCGCAGGCGCGACCCGAGTCGGCGAATCTTTTAAGGCTTTCACCCCTCTAATACCTCACAACCTGTAAAAACGGCAGTTGGATTACCCTCTACACTCCCGGTAATGTGCCCCACTGTCTCGCCTGATTTCTCCAAGGAACTGGAATATGCTGCGTCGCCGCATGCTGATCATGTTGGGTGTTGTTCTACTGATTGTGCTGGTTCTGGCTGCGTACAAAGCCTTCTCGATCTACACGATGGTTCAAGGCTTCTCTGCGCCCAGGCCAGCCATCAGCGTTGCCGTGGCCACCGCCACCGAGCGCCCATGGCAAGCCCGACTGCCTACTGTTGGCACGCTCAAGGCATTGCAGGGCGTGGACTTGAGCCTGGAGACCGATGGCACCGTCATCGATTTGCAGTTCGAGTCAGGGCAAAAGGTCAAGGCCGGTCAACCACTCCTGCGCCTCGACAGCGCCGTGGAAAGTGCCCTGCTGGAAACTGCTCAGGCCGACCTCGGGCTGGCACAGCTCGATTACGGTCGCGGTAGCCAACTGGT includes these proteins:
- a CDS encoding DUF1513 domain-containing protein codes for the protein MLRRQVLTLGSLLLGAVTLGGWKLFKQKDKSPLLLSARDDTDGQHYAVGYRLDGTQVFATRVGQRCHDIVNHPTLPIALFVARRPGTESYLVDLRDGALLQTVVSQPNRHFYGHAVIHHSGDWLYATENDTTDPGRGLLGVYKFEGERLVHSGEISTHGLGPHQVSWMPDGETLVVANGGIRTEAESRVEMNLNAMEPSLVLMHRDGTLLSKETLAQQMNSVRHLAIAGDGTIVASQQFMGAAHESSELLAIKRPGQPFVAFPVPEHQLQAMGHYTASVAVHSDLRLVALTAPRGNRFFIWDLDNGEVRLDAPLPDCAGVGAVADGFVVTSGQGRCRYYDCRQTNLVAKPLELPAGLWDNHLHLMA
- a CDS encoding imelysin family protein, whose product is MFRPKLLFTSLAALALGACSPQDPQAVTSAAIAKSVILPTYTRWVEADRQLAVSALAYCEGKETLETARADFLHAQKAWAELQPLLIGPLAEGNRSWQVQFWPDKKNLVGRQVEQLVTAQPQIDAAALAKSSVVVQGLSAYEYILFDSKPDVANAEQKSKYCPLLIAIGERQKQLAEEILQTWNNTDGMLAQMSKFPNQRYADSHEAIADLLRVQVTAIDTLKKKLGTPMGRQTKGVPQPFQADAWRSQSSLTSLEASLAAAKTVWEGVDNKGLRSLLPSEQKPLADKIDAAYAASLKLFAGNQRSLTDMLNDEAGRQQLNELYDSLNVVHRLHEADLAKALGIQLGFNANDGD
- a CDS encoding di-heme oxidoredictase family protein; translation: MPSLPLRLSALFLALGLSACDDAPKFTQAEPGEARSGGSATVRKTDQNAFSMPSANLPPSRRVDFSVGNSFFRSPWVIAPSTTTARDGLGPLFNTNACQGCHIKDGRGHPPTPDDVNAVSMLVRLSIPDAPAYAKVIEQLGVVPEPVYGGQFQDMAVPGVAPEGKVRVDYTAVPVRFKDGTEVELRKPSLNITQLGYGPMHPDTRFSARVAPPMIGLGLLEAIPEEAILANAEAQARANKGISGQPNRVWDDAQQKTVLGRFGWKAGQPNLNQQNVHAFSGDMGLTTSLRPFDDCTDAQTACKQAPSGNGPNGEPEVSDNILRLVLFYSRNLAVPARRDVNAPEVLAGKTLFYQAGCQSCHTPKYTTAANAAEPELANQVIRPYSDLLLHDMGDGLADNRSEFQASGRQWRTPPLWGIGLTQAVSGHTQFLHDGRARNLLEAVLWHGGEATAAQQQVLSFNAEQRAALLAFLNSL